DNA from Leucobacter aridicollis:
GAGGAGTTCGGCGCGGATCTCGGCTGCGAGGCGCGGGTCGGTATAGAACCCGAGCTCGACGTCGCCGAGCGTGGGGTCGACGATCAGCGCGGGCCGTGTGCGCGCGGGCTCGTCGCGCAGCCACTCGGCGACCGCTGCCGGTTGGCCTGGCGTGGCAAAATAGCCGGTCGTGAGCCACTCGAGCCCCGCGAGGGCGCCCGCGGCAGCCAGGTCGCGGAGGGCGTCGGCGAGCCATGCGGCGGGCACCTGGACGTCGTGCACCGCCGCGTAGTGCGGCATGACGCTGAGGAGGATCGTTGGGATCCGGATCGCGCGCACGCCGCGACTGGAGAACACTCGTTCGGCGGCGTTCAGGCCGACGGAGCCGTGCGCGAGCTGGGAGCCGATGGCGAGGAGTGTCGCGGGTGCGCGCTCGATCTCGAGCGAGCGCGCGTCGGCGAGCTGCACCGCCCGCCGCCGCTCGCCGATCCGTTCGAGCTCCCACGGTGAGCGGCGATGTTTCACACTCACAACATTTGTCATAGGACAAACGCTATCATGGTGGTGACAATGATTCGACAGGCGCCCATCGGCGCGGAGGCACACCCCATGACACAGGCACCCACGCTCATTCCGGCCGCGCGGCCACTCATCGGCAGCGAAGAACGGCTCGCCGTCGACGCG
Protein-coding regions in this window:
- a CDS encoding bifunctional hydroxymethylpyrimidine kinase/phosphomethylpyrimidine kinase, which codes for MTNVVSVKHRRSPWELERIGERRRAVQLADARSLEIERAPATLLAIGSQLAHGSVGLNAAERVFSSRGVRAIRIPTILLSVMPHYAAVHDVQVPAAWLADALRDLAAAGALAGLEWLTTGYFATPGQPAAVAEWLRDEPARTRPALIVDPTLGDVELGFYTDPRLAAEIRAELLPLATGIVPNVFELAHLSGSPRAALRSRAAIEAAARTLMGPQTEWVVVTGVSLPGLRNEPGHHPDICEVLVTRSWSSVHRQQQRNTTAKGLGDAFTAALATALIERHDVDEAVEYAAAEVRRMLAPPSRPPRD